The Methylomonas koyamae genome has a segment encoding these proteins:
- the nifV gene encoding homocitrate synthase, whose protein sequence is MQANTRHIVIDDTTLRDGEQSAGVVFSLQEKLAIAERLAALGVPELEIGIPAMGAQERAEIEAIAALNLPCNLLVWSRMRDDDLQHCLGLGVGMVDLSISASDQHIQHKLKQSRAWVLATIDRCVKAAIDAGLQVCVGAEDASRADSGFLAQMAEAAQRAGAVRIRFADTVGIMEPFGTFEAIRKLRSVTDMDIEMHAHDDLGLATANSLAAAFAGATHLNTTVNGLGERAGNAALEEVVVGLKQLYGFETGVDLRNFPELSHQVATASGDTIGSRKSLIGRDVFSHEAGIHVDGLLKDPNNYQGVDPALVGRSHRLVLGKHSGSQGVMHAYRQLGIQINRWQAGRLLPLIREFVSLHKREPQSADLNQFLHSL, encoded by the coding sequence ATGCAAGCCAATACTCGACACATCGTCATCGACGACACTACGCTGCGCGACGGCGAACAGTCGGCCGGCGTAGTGTTTTCGCTGCAGGAAAAGCTGGCGATTGCCGAACGACTGGCGGCATTGGGCGTGCCGGAGCTGGAAATCGGTATCCCGGCGATGGGCGCGCAGGAACGGGCCGAAATCGAAGCCATTGCCGCGCTGAATCTGCCTTGCAATTTGCTGGTGTGGTCGCGGATGCGAGACGACGATTTGCAGCATTGCCTGGGATTGGGCGTCGGCATGGTGGACTTGTCCATTTCCGCATCCGACCAGCATATCCAACACAAATTGAAACAAAGCCGGGCCTGGGTGTTAGCCACCATCGACCGCTGCGTCAAAGCAGCCATCGACGCCGGCTTGCAGGTTTGCGTCGGCGCCGAAGACGCATCGCGCGCCGATAGCGGCTTCCTGGCGCAGATGGCGGAAGCCGCGCAACGCGCCGGAGCGGTCAGAATCCGCTTCGCCGACACGGTCGGCATCATGGAGCCGTTCGGCACCTTCGAAGCGATCCGCAAATTGCGCAGCGTCACCGACATGGATATCGAGATGCACGCCCACGACGATTTGGGGCTGGCCACTGCCAACAGTCTGGCCGCCGCCTTTGCCGGCGCCACCCATTTGAATACGACCGTCAACGGACTGGGCGAACGCGCCGGCAATGCGGCGTTGGAAGAAGTCGTGGTCGGCTTGAAGCAGTTGTACGGTTTCGAAACCGGCGTCGATCTACGCAATTTTCCGGAATTGTCGCACCAGGTGGCGACGGCTTCCGGCGATACCATCGGCAGCCGCAAAAGCCTGATCGGCCGCGACGTTTTCAGCCACGAAGCCGGCATCCACGTCGACGGCCTGTTGAAAGACCCCAACAACTACCAAGGTGTCGACCCGGCCTTGGTCGGCCGCAGCCACCGGCTGGTGCTGGGCAAACATTCCGGCAGCCAGGGCGTGATGCACGCCTACCGGCAACTCGGTATCCAAATTAACCGCTGGCAGGCCGGCCGCCTGCTGCCTTTGATTCGCGAATTTGTCAGCCTGCACAAACGCGAACCGCAATCCGCCGATTTGAACCAGTTCTTACACAGCCTATAG
- the cysE gene encoding serine O-acetyltransferase → MMLFSPSRLAAKPSLWQDWHEDVACVFARDPAARNVFEVLFAYPGVHAVLIYRVTHRLWLAEWKFAARFLAAFGRWLTNVDIHPGATIGKRFFIDHGACVVIGETAEIGNDVTMYHGVTLGGTTWHKTKRHPTLGNNVLVGAGAKILGAITLGDNVRVGANSVVVKDVPPCCTVIGIPGRIIQQKGVKIQDPRGIDLDHHLVPDPIGKAINCLVERLDELEHNQKRFVVAEDTCGSCEAEGVCHGDEVVQLKQAAGGK, encoded by the coding sequence ATGATGCTGTTCTCGCCGTCGCGGCTTGCGGCCAAGCCCAGCCTTTGGCAGGACTGGCACGAAGACGTGGCGTGCGTTTTCGCCCGCGATCCGGCCGCCCGCAACGTATTCGAAGTATTGTTCGCCTATCCCGGCGTGCACGCGGTGCTGATCTATCGGGTGACCCACCGGCTCTGGCTGGCGGAGTGGAAATTCGCGGCGCGCTTCCTGGCGGCCTTCGGCCGCTGGTTGACCAACGTCGATATCCATCCCGGCGCGACGATAGGCAAACGTTTCTTCATCGATCACGGCGCCTGCGTCGTGATCGGCGAGACCGCCGAAATCGGTAACGACGTGACCATGTACCACGGCGTCACGCTGGGCGGCACCACCTGGCACAAGACCAAGCGTCATCCGACCTTGGGCAATAACGTGCTGGTCGGCGCCGGCGCCAAGATTCTGGGCGCGATCACGCTGGGCGACAACGTCCGGGTCGGCGCCAACTCGGTAGTGGTCAAGGACGTGCCGCCGTGCTGCACCGTGATCGGCATTCCGGGCCGGATCATTCAGCAAAAGGGCGTCAAGATTCAAGACCCGCGCGGCATCGATCTGGACCACCACTTGGTGCCGGACCCGATCGGCAAGGCCATCAATTGCCTGGTCGAGCGCTTGGACGAGCTGGAACACAACCAGAAGCGTTTCGTCGTCGCGGAAGATACCTGCGGCAGTTGCGAAGCGGAAGGGGTGTGCCACGGCGACGAGGTGGTGCAATTGAAGCAGGCGGCAGGTGGCAAATAA
- the nifW gene encoding nitrogenase-stabilizing/protective protein NifW, with protein sequence MTFLEEMEEMESAEDFLLYFGLEYDATVVHVNRLHILQRFHDYLSQAGASMPEDEDAQREIYKKLLQRAYSDFVQSDAQTEKVFKVFKMMEPQTVFVSLGDIKT encoded by the coding sequence ATGACTTTTTTGGAAGAAATGGAAGAAATGGAGTCGGCCGAGGACTTTCTGTTGTATTTCGGTTTGGAATACGACGCGACTGTGGTCCACGTCAACCGGCTACATATACTGCAGCGGTTCCACGACTATTTGAGCCAAGCCGGCGCCAGCATGCCGGAGGACGAGGACGCCCAGCGCGAAATCTATAAAAAGCTGCTGCAACGGGCTTATAGCGATTTCGTCCAGTCCGACGCCCAGACCGAAAAGGTGTTTAAGGTGTTCAAGATGATGGAACCGCAAACCGTGTTCGTATCGCTGGGCGACATCAAAACATGA
- a CDS encoding nitrogen fixation protein NifZ has protein sequence MIEERYDEERFEFGEAVRVTRNVRNDGTYPGREIGDLLIRRGSVGHVIEVGTFLQDQVIYTVHFLDHGKMIGCRAEELIPADAPWNPSRFEFRDKVRCNCDLPTADGVIASGTEGEVLKILREREPLLYHVRFPGKTMQVPEVVLEPADPANFREPEE, from the coding sequence ATGATAGAAGAACGATACGACGAAGAACGGTTCGAGTTCGGCGAGGCGGTGCGGGTCACCCGCAACGTGCGCAACGACGGTACCTATCCGGGCAGGGAAATCGGCGATCTGCTGATCCGCCGCGGTAGCGTCGGCCACGTCATTGAAGTCGGCACTTTTTTGCAGGACCAGGTGATTTACACGGTACATTTTCTGGATCACGGCAAAATGATCGGCTGCCGGGCCGAGGAATTGATCCCGGCCGATGCGCCGTGGAATCCGAGCCGCTTTGAATTCCGCGACAAAGTCAGATGCAACTGCGATCTGCCGACCGCAGACGGCGTGATCGCCAGCGGCACGGAAGGCGAAGTGCTGAAGATTTTGCGCGAGCGCGAGCCCTTGCTGTACCACGTGCGGTTTCCGGGTAAGACCATGCAGGTACCGGAAGTCGTATTGGAACCGGCCGACCCGGCCAATTTTCGCGAACCGGAGGAGTAG